The Epinephelus lanceolatus isolate andai-2023 chromosome 16, ASM4190304v1, whole genome shotgun sequence nucleotide sequence TGAGGACAGACCAGCTTTGGAACTGAGGACAATTTATGTGTTTGTGCTCCGAGGGAAGCTTTTGTCTGCGCTCTGAAACTGATGGCTCACCTTCTTCATGTGCTGATGGAAATGCGGTCGTTGCTATGGGAACAGTGTGGCTATCTGCCCTAATGTCTGAAAATGCCACCTAAGTGAgtgtagttgtgtgtgtgtgtgtgtgtgtgtgtgtgtgtgtgtgtgtgtgtactcaccATGATGACCAGCAGTATATTCTGGAAGTCGTTCCTGAAGCCCAGTGTGGAGCTGCAGAACAGAGCAAAGTTTCCCTCCAGGAGCTGCAAGAAGAAGCACAGAGACTCACTCAGTCATGTTCTACTGactaatgtgttaatgtgttaatgtgttaatgcgCAAAACAATACAATTTGTGTGAGTGAATTACACGTTAAGTCAATGTTAAGACATGAGGAGACGCAAATGACGTGAAATACATTAAGTGAGCAGCGTGATTTTGCGTCATATGCTTATTTACCAGAGTTGAAAAATTTGTACTTCAGCAACCAATTTGCGCcacaatagccaatcagcattgagatcctctggGGGCATATGATGCTGAGGACGCTCCGGCGGAAGTTTATTCATCGATTCAGCAATTTCACgtgtcaacacaaaatattctagcattcAAACTTGCGTGAGTAACGCAACGCAAAAAATTTGCAGCATGTTTAATCTGCACATGATATAATACGGGTGGGGGAAAAAACGTTACAGCAAAGTACTGCGATacttttgtgtggcaatattgtatcgttACACAGACAccaagtatcgatttttttgtattatctaaattattaatattatacaaataatatataatacaaatacaaattaaactttaggtagccgaCTAGATAATATCATCAGATGCTTTTTCAGTTTaaaagatacattttgctgcaataaaaaagaCTGAAGTGAGACAGACTAgctattttcttttattcaataAAACTGTTGACAAAGTTTCCTTCACAGATTAAATTTGCCACTGAAATAAGGTAATTAATTGCACATATCGTATCGCAATTCTCAGCATATCGCAAAATTGCAATAATACAGTGTCATGATAAGATTGCATTGCACATACACTAACTAAGCTCATAGAAaaactgtatgtatgtgtgtgtgtctccatacGTACCATGAAACCCAGCGAGGTAAAGAGGAAGACCGTGACCAGTTTGGCGTACGGTCCATGTCCCATCACCAGCTTGATGCCCTGGAAGAAGCCCATTGGCTCCGACCTGGGACGACTCGACTCtggacagaggaaaaaaaacaggaaagaaTTACATCAACTTGAAAACATTTTCCGACCATGATCTTAACAGTTCATCTTTGACAAGAAGCGACCAGTCAGGCTCGTCCTTTACTGGATTTCTATTTATCCCGTCGCTGATCACGACGCTTTCCATTTACAGATTTGTCTCAGTGTTTAAAGGTGAActgcaggattgttggttactgtcTAAAAAACGCTCCCCAACCCAACCAGCCTGCTGCTGTTAAACGTCATCACGAAGGGCAAGCTGTCAGAGTTAAAGACAAATCCCTGCCGCGCTGGGCTGAcggcccaaaccaaaccaagccaggCCAACACATGACAGCCTGTGTGCTCTCACACAGCGTGTCAGGCCACAGTCACACCACAGTAAACTGCGACAATAGTCAGCTTCATTGGACTAGAGTGGAGAACTGCTCTGTCTCATTAGAGACCTCTGTTCATCCAATCAGGAGGTCATAGTTTAATGGTGAAAAAGTTTCAACAGTTGTTATTCAAACCCAAAACACAACTGGCTTGTTATGTGTAGAGCgacataaacaacaacagtttctCTCCTCATTTTGGCTTCGTGTCAAACTCAAATTAAGGCTGTTAAACGAGTAGATAACTGCATCTCAGTTAAAATGACGGAGCCAGTTTGATGTCTTACCTTTAAGCTCTTTCACACCGAAGAAAAGAACGATGGCACACAGGACATACATGATGCAGATGACACCTGAAGCTATCATGTAGGCTGCTTTCTGTGAGGAAGGAACCAGACGACAGTTAGCAAAGTTAGCACACCTCCATTTAGTCCCATATTAGACATTAGCCTTCCTCATCAGTTCTTGCTGTTTGCACAGTGAGCTCATTATTAGCCTGGACTCTCTATCAGCTTCGTTTGTTTACCGTGTGTTCCAGGGAAATGACATGCACTGAGTCATTGAGtccagcagacagagaggagttGCTCAGGTCTGCCATGATATCACCAGGTCCTGGGAGGCAGGGAGCGTTGGCCATGCCCACGATCTGCCCCTGTATAGCTGTACCAAGAACAGTGCCCAGAACCTCCACCGTCATCCCTGATCAGAGGAAACATTTAGTCAGTGAGGAGTTTACACAGCAGACTTGTCTTATAGAGAGTCATTTGAGTGTGATACTCACTGTAGGCTGTGGCTGAGTCTCTTTCCTTCTGCTCCGAGCTGATGAACATGGTGAGTGCGGAGTACGGCACATGGAAGCACTGatttgcaaagaaaaaaaaacaggatgagAAAAATGGACGCAGAGGATTGACACAACTCTCAGAGTCTTTGCAAAATAAGGAAGTACGTGTATTTCCTAAATTGTCTAACTGTTCCTCTACGTGAATAACTTTAGCTTATTGTGCAATCAGAGGATTTCTTCACAAAATTTTAcggatatttatgtattttggaAAATTTGCTTCACACAGCAAAGTTCAAATCAGTttggaaattaaaaacaaccatGACTGGCAGTAACTGTTATTTCACATTGACCCCACAATAACCTTTGATTTCCCAATAAGGGGCTGAGTGTGAATCTTATTGGGAAATCAAACTCGTATTGCACATATGAGACAACAGAGTGGTCCCTGGGAGCGTCTGTGGAGGCGAGACCATGGCACTCACTGTTTGCAGGGTCTGGAAGATGCAGTAGAAGAAGAGGTACCAGATGACTTTGCCGTCGTCGAAGGGAGGCACGTACCAGATGAGGAAATAGGAAAGCACAGCCAGAGGGGTCGAGAGCAGGATCCTTCATGTGGACAAAGGATTGGAGGAGAGCAGagacgacaacaacaacaacatcagtgGACGAAACGTGATCTTACTCGAGCGTGAAACACGCTCACTCTGTAAACAATTATCAGCCTTTATGAGGAGAGGGGACACTCGTTACATAACTAACTGTGGCCAATTAAGCGTGACTCTCATTCAGTTTGTGCCAGCTTCCCTCAGCTCTGTTTGGTGTTTCATGCTGATTATCAGTGTTCACATGCACGGTGCAGGTGGAGCTGGTTAtgtgatggtgtgacagtgatgCTGAACAAAACTCAGCTTGCATGTGTTTCTTCACGTACAAACGACAGGAGACCCTCTGGTACGTGATCTCATGAGGCAACATGTTTGTGAAAACTGCTGCAGATAAGATCATATCATTTTGGTTTTGTAAACACATCCGAGCCATCTTTCACTCCTCCTCCTAACATCCCGTAAATGCCCACTATGAGGTCATGATGAGAGGGAAAAGCTGCAGGAGTATTATTCCTTTAGTCACTTCCTTCCCCCTGTTTGTGTCTTCCTATGGTCAGATCCACACTCTCCAATCAGATGCGAGATGAGTGAGATCAGCCACACCTCTGGAAACAGGAGTCTGGCTTGTGGAACAGGAAGCAGCAGCCCGGCCATCCTGCTTGTGAGTCTAGTTTCTATGGGAGTCATTTTTAAAACAGGTGATTCATCCTCACCAGACAGGAAATGAAGTCACAAAGGCATCACTACAGACTCCAAGGAACGGCATGTCATTGTGATGATACAGAAAAACTGACGCAATTTCTTGCCATGTCTCCGGCTAATATCCGATCAATGTGCTCCATTCACAGCCAAACTTTGACGATCAATATGTGTTTTAAAGAGAGAGTAAAGTCAGGAGCATTCAGCTGACTCTCATGTGCATGGGATGTGATTGTGAACTGTGCACTCGTGCGAAGTCGCTGAGGGAGCGTGCAGGAGTGGTCTGCAAGTTACAGCAGATATTTTATCTGGAGATGACAGAGTACTTAGGAATGCTTTTCTCAAAGCTTGTTTCCTCCGTGCCAAACGACACAACACCCACCAGATTAGGCATGGTACATGATTTAACTCAAGTGTGTCTATCAGAGAGAATGGAAGCAAAAGCATAAAGACTGAATCTCCTTTTTCCCTGTGTGGTGCCCAAAAACATTGTCCAGAGCTGAGCCAAGACGTGCACTGTGCTTGCAGAAGTGCAGTGACACAGTGCACCATATAAGTCCTGGAATCAGATTTAAACCTCCTCTGAAATAGCTGTGCTGAGTACAGAGGGTGATTTCAGCTCTGCAAGTTAACTTAGCAGGTGACAGCTTTTAGTCTGGTGCGTATTAACTGGGGAAAACTTTTTATGGGCTGACAGCAAAATCCAAATTCATTCTTTTGGCAGCCATCACTGGGCTGGGTGGATAACCAGCTGGAGTGAAGCAGGCTGATTTTCTGTTCATGTTTCATGCTGTGACTCCAACttagaaaatcaaaatatatcATGTTTAATGTGAAATTTATGCAATGAAAAGCTCGTTGTAATCTCCAGTAGGAAACACAGTCAGTATGTGTTGAAGGAGTGACATAAACTCTGGACACCTAACAGCCAGCGTCCAAATACAGTAATTGAAATGGATGTTTAGGGAACAGCAGGAAACCTGCAGTCTGTCACTGTGAGTCCAGCCGCTCTGCAGCGACAATGCGTCTTATTCTATCACCGCTCCACGACTTGAACTCTAGTAAACTCCTGGATTCCTCAGCCACTCTTCAAAAAATCCTACTAGAGCCATTCATAGCTGAAAGCTGAGCCCTCATTGGCTCATATGTGTGGTGTGTTGTGGGCTGGACCAATGAGAGGCCAGTCTGACTCGTCTCCCCTCCCCCACTCCTACGCACAGGGCTTTTAAGGCTGGAGCTGTTCAGGCTGCTCTCAGGCACCGCACCCTTCCTCCTCACATCTTTATGGCTGAGCTGACCGTGATGTGACTGAACGTGCCGATCATTCCtccatcctttctttctcctgcATCActcaccccaccccacccccaccccgtCTACGCCCCATCTCTGACAATACCACCGTGTGAATCTCACTTTGCACAGGCAGCATCAAGCATGACCCACTTATGAGATTCAAACATCAGCATCTTGATGTTGGCTGCACATACAGTAATAATCTTACTCCTCGTGTACATATTAACTCAGTTCAGCTCAACAGATGTGTATGTGCATCAACATCAAGTCTAACCAAAGCAAAGCTATGTTTTTTAGTCACGTTTCCAAAGTCTGCATGAATTGAGATGTGTTTTGGATTATAGAGGCCATTTGAATGAAAAACTACGTTCCATAACTGCAAACATGTCCATGTTTAAACAGAATGTTCACAGTGATGACTGCAGTATTTGGACATTCATAACTTTCACCAGTAACTGTTGCAAAAGCTGTCGTTCATTATTTTTGTCTGACGGTGAATTCCTTTACAGCAGCACAGTAGTTTTCAGAGGGTTACATTTGGTTAGAAAACCTCTGTCACAACTCTTTCCGCAGAAGATGTGTAACTGCCACCGCTCGATTCCATTTCACAAAGGAGGAACATTTCTGACACTTCTCAGAAAGTGCCAACCGACAGCTCGACAGGACGATCACTTTCTAAATTAATCATGCAGGTGTTCTCCATGTTCGCACACCTGAGGGAACGTTAGCACAGGAGACCTTCATCTCCCAGTTGTGCCCCTTCTTCCACCAGGTGCAAACATTTCATTACCAACCAGGGAGATTATGTTTCTAATCAAGCAGGCGAGGGAGTAAATAGGCATCAGCGCTGCATCTCCCTGTGGCACTCATTATAAAGCTGCAGACACCCTCTGACATTTACCTCACCTTGTGTCGCCTTTTAGCCTAATCGCACTGTGGGCGTACTGCATGCTCCGAAACATAGAAGGGACAGTAGCTCTAAAATATCTTGTGTTGACAGGAGACTGGCTGACACTTCTGTAACTGGCAGAGACCGCTGACACCCCCATACCGCACTTCTCTTATGTAACACTTTGAATTCAACCCTTCTGACATGGGTCAAGAGttcctgcagtttttgacaATGCAGAGACCACAGTCGTACAATCCTCATGAACAGACTAATAACTCCAGTGAGAGAAACTCTCGTAGGCGGCTCAGAGACTGAGAGGTGGAGGTGTGGGGGAGGAGATGTAGCAGCTGAACAGAAAAGGGTCAGCAACCTCGCTGTGAGAAAGCCCTGAAGCACCACAGACCTCCCACTCCTTCAGGCTGGCCGCCACACACAGGCAGAGAGGACGCAGGGTAACGTTTTAACTTTAATTTGCTCTTCACACGGGGACTTCACAGACAGAGGCCAAAGTGATTTAACCTGACAGAAACAACCAAATACTTGGCGTCTTCTTTTATGTCTAATTTCAAAAATCTCAAGGGTCAATCTGTACAAATGAGAGTGTTATCAAAATGAAAATTAGCTCTCGATTAAAATACACAGAGATCTGAACTGTCTCAGTCCTCTGGGGAAATTCTTTGTGTGCTTGCTTTAAGAAGCCGAGTCTTTAGCAGGCAGGAGTTATATTTGTCAATGACATGCCAGAGGCCATGCTGTGGGAAATGTGCGCCTGCAAGAACTCTATATTTGCttagtaaaaacaacaacaacaaagacgtAGTGCCTTTGTGTTTAGGCTTCTTCAGTAGTCCAGCCTCGACCAGTACATTATCTTATAGGCTGTGTGCGCAGCACCAGTTGTGTGTGAGCGCGAGGACagagaagagaggggaggagatgaGGCTTGACTTGACACGGTTGCATGTGAGGGCAATGCGGAAGTGGCAGCAGTTATTTCATCAGCATGACCTGTAAATACCCCTCCTGGAAGATGACCTCACAAAGCCCCGCCCCCAAACAGTGACACATTTAACGTGCATGTTTGGAAAACTTCCACTCGCAGCTCTGACTCACCACACCCCCCCGTCAGGCATTTCCAGCAGGAAGTACGTGATAAGTGCTTTAGTGACACACAACTAGGCTTCATCATTAACAGAGAGACTCAGAGCTGATGCTAATGATCTACTAAAGAGCTCTACGATATAGATGAAGCTGCCACGTCCAACAGTGTCAGACTGTAGCTGGGACTCACCAAGGCAGCATGCGTCCAAAACGCGTCCACGGGCTCCGGGAGACCAGGAAGCCCACGGTGGGGTCAGTTATGGCGTCCCATGCACGACCCACGAACAAGATAATGGAGGCATAGAAGGGATCCAGCTGCCAAAGGAGAAGACAAAGATTAGTGTGATATTAAAAGTACAAACAGCTGCAAATTCAACTCTTTGCTGCCATAAAATATTACTCCAGGCACTGAGCGTGTACACCAGCACGCCATCCACACTAGACTGACACCACGTCATGAGGAAGCTGACTGAGCACACACAGCCTGTGTTTGAGGAGTTTAACCGATAAGCTGTCTCAAGGAGCAGTAACTCAACAACATGACATTAAACTTGGCGCGACAGTGAGTAGTGTTTAGTTGGCAGTTTCCTTAGTCAAGAGGCAGCACTTAGACGGAGTCAAGTCAAACAGTGAAGCTGCCACTTGGCTGCTCAGCCCGTCTGCTGCTCATTGTACAGACGAGCCTGACTGGAGGCCAGGCAGCGGGATGAATGCTCCACTCCTGACTGTACAATCTGCACCATGCTGTGTCACCCAATAGACTCTTAATCAACAACCCTGGTAGCTGGACAAAGCTAAACCCTGGGAAGCGGCTGACTTACACGCTATTTTGGCCTCAACCATCAGATTAATGTCGGAGCCCATTAAAGCGAGCCCCTCCTCACCGCGCTGCCGTCACTCCCCTGCCCAGCATTTTTCAGAACAAGCCCCTGTGATCCTTTTGATACGGCCGAGCCACATCATGGAGTCAATAATGGAAACTTTTTCCACCTCTTCATTTTTCCAGGATAATCGCCTCCTTTGTTGGTGAGCTTTGGGCGGTCACAATGTCCTGTATGTGCCCCTGTGAGAGAGGTGAGCTGAGGGCACATACAAGATCACGTACAACTCTGTAAATGCCACCACACATCGAGCTGCGGTGGCTCAGGAGGTCCACTAATCTGAAGATCGGTGGTTCGATCCTCGGCTCCTCCTCCAGTCTCCAAATTATACTTGGGCAAGATATGAACCCTAAattaagtgtgtgagtgtgtgtgataatttaaaactgagtagcaccTTGTACCTTATCATTCACcagtgaatgaatgtgtgtgaacgGGTTAAGTAAGTGGTTGCAAGACTCCTACAGTGGCAGCATAGAAAGGACAGTACAGCATGCACAGTATGCTCCTGTTCCCAGTGAGGTGGGCCTTTAAGGGCAGCAGGGAGCTATATTAAGGCCTGTGTCATGAGAGTTTCACAGCTGAGGTCGTGGAGTTTTGTAATAATCTCAACCAACTCACCTGAGCTACGTCCAGCAGATAGATCTGCAGGAAAAATCCCAGGGCACACCCCGTGATCTGGTAGGGCGCCCCGCCGATGGCATAGCATATCTTGCTGCAGACTGACAACCTGTTACTGCGATCATGCTGAGGAAAAAGAACAAGGAAAGAGCAGAAAAATCACAGTTAATGAAGTTAAATTAGCATCTGTATCAGCCATAAAACTGAAGCGGGGATTAAGAAGTTTTACACAAGTGCAGACAAACAGCAGACATGACATCTGTCTGTCTACCAACAAGATAAAGCCAAACAAATACCTGACTTTAGGCATATTACTCATTCAGCCTGCTCTGAAGAAAGTGTCCTAAAGGCTCAGTATTTGCAGCTGCCCACGAACCTTTTCAGGCTTTGGCAGGGCCGAGCCCTCGTAATTATAGGAGGGGTCAATTCTGCAGAGTTGACTTGCAGCAGCTTAATCCTAACAGGgtgacagcagcacagcagttaCACCCCTGAGTTCCTGAATAGGTAACTTTCTCAATTCCTGTCTGAACAATTTAATCTTCTGTGTCGCTAATTTCTTATTAGTCCGATTAAGACAATCACAACTTTTTTTGCAGAGCCTCTGAAGGAATGTGGCCTAAATTCTTAATCACCAGAGAGTCTGCGAGTGGCGAGTTCAGCTGGCTGAAAGCGAAGCATCGCGTAGCGTGTTTGGCAGGAGTCAGGGACAGCCACTGGGAAACAAGAAACCCTTGGTGTTTCAACAAGTGGTCATTCTTCTCCATTTTCTCCACTGTAGATGTAATAATTTCCCCAGCAGACAGAGTCTAAACAACTCCTGTAACAGCGACACAAATCTCTGCAGATACGTGCCAGGGCATGACAACACCATggtgtcacacacactcagaaagCCAGGGTGACAGCACCTTGGCAGCAGCCTGAGCTGGATAAGTACACAACAGGTTTCCTGCCAGTTTGACCAGTGCCCTGATCACTCATGCCCACAGCGGGATAAAAACCCACCCTCCTCTCTGACCAATGAGGTTGTGAGTGTGATCGGGGCTGATTTCAGCCAGTCAAAGGAAAGGTCTTAGACAAACAATCGAACCTGTATCAAGAGGAAACGACCTTGAACTCCAGGCAAGTTTCACTGATCTGGACGTCAACACAACACCAACACAAAACATGACCGTGGTTGTGATTAAATGTCCCAGCCTGTGTTGATACACCCAACCTGGCCTTTGTTTAGGTGACAAAAAAAACTCTGTGGCTGAAATCAGAAACCAAGGCCATCAAAACAGACAGTTATTCAAACTTTAGTAACTGAACACAACAGCTGGCATGTCATCAGGTCGACTACCTGGTGATTCATGTCACGTCTCCACGGTTGTGTACATGGAAGTTATGAGGATCAAAACTGACGCTGGCATGTGATGCAACTGTCTATGACCAAGATAAATTTTGCAATCCAAAGTCTATTTCACAATATATAATGCTCAGACACCTTTTCTACCAGAATACAAGTATGCAAATGATACACATTTTGTCCCTCCTAGTGTTAACATGACATCGCGGTGAGTAAACCCACAGCGTCATATATCTATAATAGGAATgtattactgtaactctccTCACATGGCTGTGAAGCAATCCACTTAAAACACTCCTCTCTGCATCCTGATTCACTGACAGTAAAGAGGAATGTGTCTCCTGATGTCTATGACTCACACAGTGTCTGTATATACAGCTTATTCGCTTTTTAGATTTCAGTTCATTACAGAAACAAATCCAGTCAGTGTTAAGGGGAAAATAAAgtcagaaaaatataaaatacataagCAACCAGTACATCTGCAgcataaaaacatcagaaaagGGTGAACATGTGGGCTAACTTATCTCTGTGTACACTGACACACATTCACCCACAGAAATACCTGCATATGTACACATACTATTCATACACCTGTGCGCATATCTGTATGTACCTACATACACTTACTACTATATACACGCATGCACCAGTGCACCTGTCTACTCCTGCACACATGCATCAACATGCAAATGGATCTGTCTATATCTTTGCATTCGTATTAAAGCTCTCactgtgcgtgtgcgtgtgccaCCCAAGTTAGTTACAAGGAAACACACGGAGTGTCTAATCTCTACTGTAAATCTTCcctcctactactactacctTAGAGGCTCCTGTGTAATCAGTGCTACCAGTAATGATATGTTATCAGAGGTGAGGTCAAAGACACATCATCAAACAGGTGGGGCTTTTTTTAACAAGGTAGCAATGCTGTTTTTAATTACAGATGTTAATAAGCTCTAAATAGTTCATGTAGGAACAGACTGGGACGTTCAGGGCCCTAATTGTGGATGGGCTTTTAGGGAAATGATCCCCTGCGCGCTCCGTCTGTCTGACACGTCGCCTTGGAGGGTGCTGCCTGTTGCATTCACAACCATCGGAAATATGCACTCGAACATAcaacattttgatattttattacgatatttttaaagttatttGACAACCAAGGAGACTTTTGAAGTGGGAATAGAtcaaataaataactaaaacagtgaaaatatatttttcataaCAACCAGTCACTCTGTTGTGGATCAGTGGATCAGTGAATCAACACGCTGGTGTAAATGTTCTCCTTCTTTAACTACTACTATGCAAAGAATTGTGTCACATTCTTCCTGAAGCAGGAGGACACATACTGATCTTATTTCAACTCCATTTTTTCTCGACTTAAAAGTGCCAACAAGTGTTAACCCCACAGAGACCTGAGTCCTTTCTCTAAGATATTAGGGTGTCCAGAGGAGCCCCTGAAAGCAGCACCACAACAACCCCACTGAATGCCACATAAACGAATCTGACgttgatttaattaaattaaattaaacttttattgtTATAAGTCGACAAGAGCGACACATTTCCAGTGTGACTTCAATTTATCATTTAAACAATTTTAATTAATCAATCAGACCGTTATCCTgattagaaattccagtataaATAGCTAATTTTTTAAGCTAACTTTAAGCTAACGTACGTTACGTcgatataaaacatttaaaagcagcCGTTAGCAGAGGAGAGAGTAGGTTAGCATTTTAAGGGTTTATATTTAGCTCTCTGTGGCTACTGGGATAATGAGTTCACCTCTCTTATTACAGTctacacactaaaattatgtttaATTAGCTGCTAAGCTAATACAATTTAACCGTCCAACGGCTGTAGTTTATGATTTAACGGATTTTAAACGGTCTCGTGACGCTCAATGGAGGGTGAAGGCGCTTGGTGGCGGGTAGAAGCTGACTGAAATTAGTGATTTTCGTTTAGGTTTTTGATTCTTATTGatcatttaattcatttaacAAATGAAAGAGACATATTTGGGTGGAGTGTAGTGTAGAGAGGTTTCACTGAGCGCCGTGCTGAGCTAACTTAACGTAATGACTCACACTGTGGAAATGTCACTTTCCCGGTGAGCTCCATTCATTCAAATCCTCAACACACACTCCGGTTAAAGgcagcctctccctctctctcgtcCGCAGCTCCATGTTGAGATGATTTACACAATAAGCCGCtgaatttgttttctttttaatctaatAAAATGATCTTACCTTCCTCGCGAGCTTGATTCCACCCGGGCTGACAGGTTTATTCAGTAAGCTGGCGTTAGAGTACTGTTCACCTCCTTCTCCTTTGGCCATATCAGAGCAGCTGCTGCTTCTATTGGATCAAAACtgagtaaataaaaaatgtagaaatatcaaacagcAGATGAGGTCTGAGGAAACGCGTCTAAATGAATCGTCGTGGCACTACAATAACGTGAACACTGTGAGATGTGGAGGCAGGCAGGGTGGATGTAGTAATATTTGGAGCTCCCCGCCCCCTCCAACGTGCCTGTTcaccccatgtttgaccccgccCCTCGGAGGGCGGGTCACAGGCAGGAGGAGCTGctggcgctgctgctgctccttatCATGATGTATGGATGGTATCCTCCTGCACAGCATCAAGCAGCAGCCGCTGCAGGCACAGATAACACATCCAGCTCTCACTGAAAACACGTCAGAGGAAATTTGAGCTTTATCAAAGTTTGTTTGAGGCTCAGAGAGCAGCCTGTATCACCCTCTGCAGTGAAATGTCACATGCTGCATAATATCTACAAACAAACATACTGTTCCAATATCCATATAATGTGTAACTAACTAAGTGGCTACCACAGGGGACACTGAGGTCATGTCCTTAAGGTGCATATGGAGGGGTGTTTCCTGTGACGCTCACGGACTGGGGTGAATTAAGGGGAAGTGGGACATGATGTCAGATGGGACAGGGTTTATTTTCTCACCCAGTGATTTAGAAGAAAACCTTTCTACTGAGCCACAGCTGTGAAACCACATAATCAAAATAACACGGCCTCACAGTTGTGATATGACATAAGTGGGTGGGGCAAGattcaaagaggaagaagatatactttatgtTATCATACCCACACaagcctgaaatacacacacatgcacaaacaggatatatacatgcattaaatggaaagatgtcagagcgaggggcCTGCCCTTGGACAGGTGCCCCAAACAGCTGGAGGTTCAGTGACTTGCTCAGGGGAGCcatggcagtgcccaggaggcaaacatGAGCCAGGCACTCTCTGGTTCCCAAGTagctatggactgagctactggaGCTACATCCAAGGATGTGGTAGCTAtttctcaggctccctctccgGAATTGAACCATGATTCTTGGCTTCCCGTGGTCACCATGGTAGGCACAGAAAGTACCATCGAAAGTTGGGAAAACTGGAATGAGATGTTggcgaactggcacctctccagctaccagtccacactccatatttggacGGGGGACTTGAGCCTCCAGTTCCTCCTTCCCAACCCAAGTAgttatggactgagctactggaGCTGTGCCTGCTGACTTCCTTGGATGTGGTAGCCATTTCTTGGGCTCCGCAATCGAACCCTTATAGCCGTGGTCACCATGGTAGGCATAGAAGGTACCATCGAAAGTTGATAGGGCAGACATCCGTCAATGAACTTGCACCTCCCCAGCTACCAGTCCAGAGTTCATACTTGGTTCAGACATGGACTTAAGCCTGTGACCCTCCAGTTCGCAGCCCAAGTagctatggactgagctacttccccaacaggaagtcaaccCTGCTATGCATCAGGCAAGGAAAATGACATGAGCAAGT carries:
- the mfsd2ab gene encoding sodium-dependent lysophosphatidylcholine symporter 1-B; this translates as MAKGEGGEQYSNASLLNKPVSPGGIKLARKHDRSNRLSVCSKICYAIGGAPYQITGCALGFFLQIYLLDVAQLDPFYASIILFVGRAWDAITDPTVGFLVSRSPWTRFGRMLPWILLSTPLAVLSYFLIWYVPPFDDGKVIWYLFFYCIFQTLQTCFHVPYSALTMFISSEQKERDSATAYRMTVEVLGTVLGTAIQGQIVGMANAPCLPGPGDIMADLSNSSLSAGLNDSVHVISLEHTKAAYMIASGVICIMYVLCAIVLFFGVKELKESSRPRSEPMGFFQGIKLVMGHGPYAKLVTVFLFTSLGFMLLEGNFALFCSSTLGFRNDFQNILLVIMLSATLAIPFWQWFLTRFGKKTAVFTGSLSVVPFMILVVCIKSNLIVTYICSFAAGVGVASAFLLPWSMLPDVVDDFQVQNPESTGHEALFYSFYVFFTKFASGVSLGISTLSLDFAGYISRGCTQPQEVDITLKVLVSAAPVALIIIGLVILYSYPINEERRQGNRKLLQEQRDNEVDSETDSTELSNMV